In Cytophagia bacterium CHB2, the genomic window CGAAGTCCGTCTTCACCTATAACAATGTTCAGGGCAGCGCCGGCGCAGGCGATATCGGCTTTCAAATTGATCTCGCTTTCACGCCCTCCGACGCGTTTTCTTTCGTGGAGAACGGACGGCCGCAAGTCATCATCACCGGTTTTGACGATGCTGATGGCGCCGGTCATGTGGTAAAATATGATTTGGAGGGCGGGCCGACAATCGTATGGGAGTATAATGCCATCAGTGATGCCTTCAAGTTATTGCGGCCGTCGGACGCCGTCGTGATTCCCAATCAATTCAACAAAATCATTATTTGTGATACCGGAAACGATCGTTTGATTGAAGCAGATGTCACTATTCCCAACAGCGATGCCGGCTTGCGGGCGTTAACCGGCGAGAGTTTCCGCTCCCCGGTTGATGTCGAAGTCGATCAGAATCGCCCAAATGTTTATCTCGTCACGGATCAGGGCAATCATCGCGTCGTGTTGGTGCAGCGCGGCGGCGACACGCTGACCAGAATCTTCCAATTTGGCACGGGAGTAGCTGGCAATTCGAATACGACATTGACTCGCCCCAACGACGCCGATATTTTGGATAATGATAACATTCTCATCAGTGATGCCGGCAACAATCGCCTCATTGAAGTGACGCCGGCGGGCAGCATTTTCTTCCGCTTCGAAAGCCCGCTGCCCAGCCTTACGGACGCCGATCGCATCGCCGATAACCGCACTCTTGTCGCCTACCGCAGCAACGGCACGGATGTGACGCCGCAGCGATTGGCTTATGTCGCGAAGGATTCCATTATCTCAAGAATTTTTTCCTTTGGCCGCGCCGTGGATTTCGACTCTTTGTATTGGTTCGGCGAAGATTTCAACACGCCCGGCCGCGACGGCACACGCATCAGCTTACGTATGCGATCCTCGAATAGCCGGAGCGACATTCTTACGCGCCCGTTCTATGGTCCCACCAGCCAGGGCGATTCTTATAATTTGAGAAGCAGCGCGATCAATCCCATTCACGAACTAAACGGCGATAGCCTGTTTCAATTTCAGGTGAGCCTTGAAACCTCCAGCCCGCTGCGCACACCCGTGCTCACCGGCATTCGTGCAACTTCACATTTCATCCGTTTTGAGGACCCGGGTACGGTGGTTTCAACCGTGATTTCCGATTCTGCCAACAAAGTCGTCACGGATTGGCGGCTGCTCGCGTTTCCAACCAAGGGGCAATTTGTCACGGTTGATATACTCGACGCGCAAAGCAATGCCGTGCTCGCCTCGTTCAATGAAACCGAGAATTCCGTCACCAGCTTGTCGGCACGCGCGCCGGCTTTGCGCGGCAAACAAGCCCTGCGTTTGCGCGCCACCTTGCGCACGAACTCGCCGTTCATGATGGCAAACACGCCGGTGTTGGAAAGCTGGCGCATTGGCTATACCGTCATGGATACCGGCCCCTCGCGCACCTCATTCACCGATGCCCAATTCAATCCCACGGAGGTTTTTAAACTTGCCAACACGCCGAGCGACAGCGTTTTTATCTCGGTGAATGACCCAACGCTTGCGCCCACTGCCGGCATACGCGACACGGTTCGAGTCATGTTGCGCAGCACACTCACGCAGGATTCCGTCAGTGTTTTGCTGCGGGTTAACCCCACCAACTTTGCTGAATTTCGCGGCGGACTACCGGCGGCGTTTGACACGGTTGCACGCGCGAATGACTCGCTTGAAGTGCAAGATCGCGATGTGTTAATGGTCAGTTACGTCGATCCGCTTGACCCTGCAGATACAAGCGGCGACACCGCCATGGTTGTGCAACGTTCGTTTGCCCAACTTCGCATCGAAAACATTAGTGGCGCAAGCATCGACTCAACAGAAGTTTCGGGTTTGATCTACCTGCGGGTAACGGGAGAAACGGATCAAAACCTCTCAGCGACAGCGGTTGATTCGATTCAGGCGGTGCTTACTTCCCGATTAGGCGGCGAACAAGAGGTTGTAACGCTGCATGAAATTGCCGCAAACGCAGGTGAGTTTCGCACGCGCACAGGGATTCTGCTCACGGATGTTCCCACCGCCGGCGGCGATTATCGCTTGCGTGTTTCCGCGGGCGACGATGTTTATGCCAGCTATACCGATCCCTTCGCCGGTGATGTCGCGGCAGATACGATTGCCGTGCGCGGCGGCGGGCCGCCGGTTAATCCTCTGTCTGAACCATTTGCTCTCGACGTTGCGCCCAATCCCTTTGTAAGCTCACAAGGCCATCAACTGCTTCGCTTGCAGGCGCGCGTCCGGTCTGGTAATATGTCGATTCAGCGCGTCGAAATTTACAACCTCGCCAGCGATCTGGTAACCACGATTCCGAGTGGGCAGGTTTTGTTTAATGGCAGAAGCACAATTGCCGCGACGGATGGGGCAGTTATCACTGACGGCTGGTGGAACCGGCGTTCGGATAATGGCGCCGCCGTGGCCAGCGGAACTTACTTCGTTAAATTTTTCGTGCGCCTGACGGGTCAACCGCAAGGACGAGATGGAGAAACTTCGGTCATTCGCAAGCTGGTCATTATTCAATAACGGCCGAATTAAATCCGAACTTTTTCCAAAGCTTTTATGTCGATGACTTTCAGGATCAATCCTATGAAAAATATTCCATCTTTCTCGCGTTGTGCAACGTTAGCAACGTTGATCGTGTGCGCCGGATTTTCCTTGGCGCAGGCACAAGTGGCGGGCCGCTACGCCGCACCAATGCTGCGCGTCAGTCCGTATGCCCGACAGGTGGCAATGGGTGAAGCGTTCACCGCGCTTGCCAACGATATCAGCGTCATGCGCTACAATGTCGGCGGCCTGGGCAGCTTGACGATGAACCACAAATCATTGTCATTCCATTTTCATCAGTGGATCGATGACACCTATCAAGGCGCGATCGAGGGCGCGATTGCAACGCGCTACGGCGGCCTGGGCCTCAGCTTCGGCTATTTTGATGAAGGTGAGATTACCGCCCTTAATCCGGATTTTTCGCCCGTCCCCGGCACGTTCAACAGCAACGATCTCGTGCTTTCATTGGGTTACGGCAACCATGTTTATCTTCTCAACAACAAGCTCTCTTTTGGCGCCGCGCTCAAGGGCGTGCGGCAGGATCTCGTGAGCAATGTCGGCACGGGCATTGGCCTTGATCTCGGCGCGCTTTACTGGCTCGACTCGTTTTCCGTGGGCGCGACGCTGCAAAATTTCACTTTGAAGAAGTTGCAACTTGGCGGCGGCGGTAGCGCCAACCTTTTGCCGGAGACGATTCGCGCGGGCGTCGCGACGCATGTGCCGATCGGCCTGGGCAGCATGGGCCGGCAAATGAAATGGAGTGTCGGTCTCGATGCCTCAAAATTCTTGGACAAGGATGATAAAGACATTCGCCTGCAAGCCGGCACAGAAATTTTTCTTTCAGAAGTTTTTGCCGCGCGCGGCGGCTACAAGTTTCATAATGAAGACAATTCACGCTGGGGCGCCGGGTTCGGTTTGATCATTCCGATGAACTGGTTTGGCGGCTCGAGTACGCACTTTGACTATGCCTACAGCCCGCTCGATGCTTTTGATTCTCAGGCGCATCGTTTTTCTCTCTCCTTCAATTTTGGCACAGCGCAGCCACAAGATTTCGCTTCGGCGCGCGGGGATATCGATCGCGAATTGGCGGAAGCGCGTCGCGCCCGCCAGGAAGCTGAAGAAGCGCGCCTTGCCGCAAAAGAAGCGGAAGAACGCATTCGCGATTTGGAAGCACAATTGGCTGAGCGTCTGAAAATGGCCGAAGAGATTGTCAAGCAATCCCAGGGCAAGCTCACCATTGAACAGCAGCCGGGCGGCAACATCAAGCTGACCATGCGCGATACCACGAACATGATCAATTTCGATTTCGACAAATCCGTGATTCGCAAAGACATGTTTCCCATTTTGTATGACGTCACGAGAATTCTCAAAGAGATTTACAGCGATTCGCCCGTGGGGATTTCAGGCCATTGTGACAACATCGGCACGGATGAATATAATATCAAACTGGCGGAACGGCGCATCAACAGCGTTATCCGCTTCCTGGTCGAGCAGGGCATCAGCTCGTCGCGTTTTTTCAATCCCATTCCTTATGGCGAATGGATGCCTTTGAATGACAATTCGACGGAAGCGAATCGTTTTCGCAACCGGCGTGTGGAATTCTTGATTTACACCGGCGAAAATACGCCTGAGCTGCCGCGGGCTTCGAAGATCGAGCAGGTTTATGTGTTGGGCGACACCGTCAATGTGGTCGGCAACGGTTACTTCCCAACCTATACGACGGATTTACTAAGAGACCCGACGCGGCTTGTTATCAAATTCTCGAAAATGTACATTGCCGATCCGCTCACGGCCGCAGTGAATCGCGGCTCTGTGCAACGTGCCCGTCTGGGCTATCATCCTGAAGATGCCAGCACCTGGATTGTGTTGGATTTGTTGGAAGCGGTGCAACCGGAGATCGTTTCTTCTGGCAAAACCTTGAAGATCGTGACGAATAGAATTGCCGGAAGTGCGGGGCGCAGTGGAGGAAGGTAGGGCTCAGTTGGTTTATCAACAGCCCGGCAGTCGCCGCCCCTTGTGGACGGCAGCCGTTGTGACAGCGATGCCCCAATTCAGGGCAAGCCGGAACCAATGAAGAAAATTTTCAACGGATGAAAGCGGCCAGCAGATTTTTTTTCGGCTATCCGGTGGCAAATTTTAACTGTTGAAGATACCGTTGCTTTAGTCGCAAAAATTTAACTCTTATGCTGGCATTCCTGTGAGAGCGGCTTTTGATTTAACACCGTTGACGTAAATTTCAAATAAAACTCCCGCAGTTGAGATCCTAAAAATCTCGGCTGCGGGAGTTTTGATTTAAAGCGAATGTGTTGGGCAAAGCCGCGACGTGACGGCCTAGAAGACGATCACAATATCATTCACAATTGCGCCGTTTCTCACCACCACGCTATCCGCGCGCGAAGCTCCGCCATCACCATCGCGATCATAAAACCCAATCGGCTCCGGCGGCACGGCGGTCGGCTCCAGACTGCCGTCTAAATCCGTGTCTTTCGCGCCTGCCGGCCAGTAGGTGCCATCCGGAACATTGGGAATGACGAACTCGCCGGTTTCGTCCGGCGTAATGGCAATTGCGTTCAAGGTTTGGCGCAATACATCCGTGGCTTGGCTCGGATTGACTAAAATTTGTTGAATCACGCTGATCAGATCAGTATTCAGTAAACCAACCAATGTGCTGCGCGGCGAAGTGGATCCGGAACGAAAAACGACTCGGCCCCTCACTTGTCCGGTAGGAAAATCGGCGCCAGTGGTGAAAGCAATTTGCGTGGGCGTTTGTAGTTTTTGCCCGCGCAGGCTGGCAGCGGTGTAAAGCACGGCCGTGTAGGCCGTATTGGCTTTGAGCGTCACGGAAGCGAAAAGCTCCCTGCCGTCAGCGCTCGGCCTGAGCGTCGAGCCGGTCAGGCCTTCTGGAATTGGCGCAATGAAGAGTCCCAGGTTGCTGGTGTCAACCGCGGTCGTGAAGGTCAACCGAAACGTCGTGTTGAGCGGAACATTTTTTTGTCCATTGACCGGGAAGGTGTTCACAACTTTCAAACCGACTACCGGTGTTTGCAGCGCAATTTGCGCGAGAGAAGAAGTTGCAACTGCCACACTGTCCAGAGCGGCATCGGCATTGGCGTCGTAGCCTTGCAAACGATCGCCGTCTTGCAAGCTAAAGCGCCCGTCACGATTGGCATCCAGCGCAGCAAAAGGCCAATAGACACCGGCTGTGACGCCATCAATCGAATATTGCCCGGAGGTATCGTTGATCGCCGTAACTGCGAGCAGATTGGTATAGAATTCCTGATCCGGCGCAGCCGCTTCTAAAACGCTTTGGGGATTCTTTTTGAGCAAGCCCGCAAAGCATTGCATGGGGAGATTGAACGGTTTTGCGGATGTTCCACTGACACTCACATTTGACAAGCTGCCGCCGGTGGTGAATTTGGCGGAGAAGGGTGTGCGCAGATAATCGCCATAGCGATCATTGGCGGAAAACACCACGAGTGAATAGGCGGTATTGGCGGCCAGCGTCGCCGGCGCAATCACTTGCCGGCTGTCGTTGCTCAAATGCACATTGGCAAAAAAATCAGGCGGCGTGGGCGCCAGAATAAAACCAAAATAGGTTAACGACATCTCAGCGCTGAAAGTCAA contains:
- a CDS encoding PorV/PorQ family protein, which produces MSMTFRINPMKNIPSFSRCATLATLIVCAGFSLAQAQVAGRYAAPMLRVSPYARQVAMGEAFTALANDISVMRYNVGGLGSLTMNHKSLSFHFHQWIDDTYQGAIEGAIATRYGGLGLSFGYFDEGEITALNPDFSPVPGTFNSNDLVLSLGYGNHVYLLNNKLSFGAALKGVRQDLVSNVGTGIGLDLGALYWLDSFSVGATLQNFTLKKLQLGGGGSANLLPETIRAGVATHVPIGLGSMGRQMKWSVGLDASKFLDKDDKDIRLQAGTEIFLSEVFAARGGYKFHNEDNSRWGAGFGLIIPMNWFGGSSTHFDYAYSPLDAFDSQAHRFSLSFNFGTAQPQDFASARGDIDRELAEARRARQEAEEARLAAKEAEERIRDLEAQLAERLKMAEEIVKQSQGKLTIEQQPGGNIKLTMRDTTNMINFDFDKSVIRKDMFPILYDVTRILKEIYSDSPVGISGHCDNIGTDEYNIKLAERRINSVIRFLVEQGISSSRFFNPIPYGEWMPLNDNSTEANRFRNRRVEFLIYTGENTPELPRASKIEQVYVLGDTVNVVGNGYFPTYTTDLLRDPTRLVIKFSKMYIADPLTAAVNRGSVQRARLGYHPEDASTWIVLDLLEAVQPEIVSSGKTLKIVTNRIAGSAGRSGGR